In Candidatus Ozemobacteraceae bacterium, the genomic stretch CGACGCCGGAGGCGATACCGAACGCCGTGCCCAGCACCACGTTCGCCGTCTTGCGGCCCACGCCGGGCAGGACGACCAACTCCTCGAGCGTTTTGGGAACCATGCCGCCGTGTTTTTCGACGAGCGCTTTCGCGCACGATATAATATTTTTCGCTTTATTTCTGAAAAATCCCGTCGAGCGGATATCGTTCTCGAACGCCGTCTGATCGGCACGGGCGAAATCGGCAGCCGTGCGGTATTTTTCGAACAGCGTCGCCGTGACCATGTTCACCCGCTCGTCGGTGCACTGGGCCGACAGGATGGTCGACACAAGCAGCTGGAGCGGGTTCTCATGTTTCAGGGCGCAGTGGGGATCGGGATAGATCGAGAACAGCGACTCGAGCAGGGCCGGCACGCGGGCCGGCGCTGTTTTCACCGGATCGGTTCCGGCCTTCGGCGCGACGGCCGCCACGAGGTGCTTTCCCCGAGCAGGCGCCTTGGTTCCGGCAGCAGCTGCCGTCTTCGTTCCAGCCATTCGTTTCGCAGGCATCCGGTTCATCCTTTCCGCCCGGTTTTCCGTCCACGGAACCAGGCTGTCACCTCATCCGAGGTCATGCTGTTCAGAAGCTGTCCGGCTTCGAGGCCGCCCTTGCGGGCGATCCCGAGTCCGAACCGGATATAGGCGAGGCTCTCCCTGTCATGGGCATCGGGGCCGATGACGAACATCAGCCCCCGGTCGCGCCAGGCGCGGATTCGCCTCCAATCGAGATCCATCCGCTGGGGCTGGGCGTTGATCTCGACGGCGACCCGGTTGGCGAGGCACGCTTCGAGAACGCGGTCCAGCTCGATCTCGTATCCTTCCCGCGCGAGCAACAGCCTGCCTTCCGGATGGCCCAGCACGCGAGTGAAGGGATTTTCCACGGCCCTGATCACGC encodes the following:
- the nth gene encoding endonuclease III encodes the protein MPAKRMAGTKTAAAAGTKAPARGKHLVAAVAPKAGTDPVKTAPARVPALLESLFSIYPDPHCALKHENPLQLLVSTILSAQCTDERVNMVTATLFEKYRTAADFARADQTAFENDIRSTGFFRNKAKNIISCAKALVEKHGGMVPKTLEELVVLPGVGRKTANVVLGTAFGIASGVVVDTHVTRLSWRLGLTNETDAEKIEADLMKLIPRNRWIAFSHAIILHGRARCSARTPDCAGCELAAHCPKRL